From the genome of Clavelina lepadiformis chromosome 2, kaClaLepa1.1, whole genome shotgun sequence:
CATCGTCCACAGTTAATGATATGACATCAGCATAAATAAGTTCATCCTACAATGCAAATGGCAACAAAGTGAGAAACTTAAATCAAATGCTTCAACATTTTAGTAATTCTATGACTGTTAACACAACCTTGACTAGAGTCCAGGATACCACTCTTCCATCAGAAGACACTGAGAAAAAGTTGAGGTTGTTGTCAAGATCGTCTTTTTGCCATTTTACCTTAAAATGAAAAGCAACACTCAATTAATGGTCAAACAGAGAAATACTTGAATCAAATAGCAAAAATATGACCAAAAgatttttgcaacatttacAGTTCCAATAAGGAAAACAAAGATTCACAAGATATTTCACATAACACTTACCTGCCACACAGGGTCTGTATGTTTCCCACTTTTAGCAGTGCTTTTGTACACTGGACCAGCTCGTTTGTCTTTAACATTGAACACCCCTACGCTTCCATCATAGAAACCAACGCAAATCAGATACCTAGCATAGGGAAACGTCTTCAGTTAACTACCTATTTGACCAAGACCACTAATAAAAAGTGCAATGTAGTCCGTATAATACATATAATATGTCATTTACTAAATCAATAATAGCTTACGGGTAGGTAGGATGTATGTCAATACACATCACTCCACTATCTGTGGAGTAGATAAATTCTGGATAGGATGGATTCTTTAAACTATAAAACAAGAGCATTCCACGGCCCTGTTTTGTAAAGTCATATGAACCATGGCCAGTGGAAAATAAGTCGACATGTTTCGGGTTCCTGTAAAATAAAGTGGCCATTGTTaagtaaattttataataaaaatacgCTTGACGATTACAAATCacattaaattaaaatcaagttttcttTGAACTTAGCGAtttaagtttgaaatattgttattaacaaGTTACTATTAAAAACTATTAATGATATAATTTTGGTAATTACTAACCAGCACAAGGAGGTGACTGCCAATCTCTTTGCCTTATCATAACTGAACTTCCAGAGTGGAAGCAATGTACCTTCTTGATCACGGAACTCATCAGAAGCATCCTCAAAATAACTAAAGTCTTGAGCAATGTCGTCAAATGTGTTTTGATTGACCATTCTTTCTGAAAATTGGAATAAATTTCTTCCTCAGTAATGTGTCACCACAGTcttatactaataataatcaaaaccaatcaaatacaaaacaatgttATTTGAAACACAGTTTACATTCATTACATAttcaaaaaacaactttggcTAGACCTGTTACGTTACTTACCAACAATTTTAGAGGCTTTTGTGACTCTCGAAATATCATCTGATGTAGTTTCCAAGGCAACAAGTTTCTTCTTGGTTTTGTCATCATCTTTTTTAAATGCGGGAACTTGTTTGGTTTTGTCTTTTGCTTTTTCCTGTTAATTGCGTTCAAAAATAATGGTTTATcctatattttataaaaaaatttgttattcaGTGAATAAAATTTGTATCCAAAGCAAGGTCTGATGAAGTTTTAAAAGGgaatgtaataaaaaaattaataataatgaatTACTAATAAAAACGTTATCTCACTTGTTTCTGCAAATCTTCATAGTAAGCATCATAAATCTCCCATTGATTGGCTGTTGAAGAGAAGTTAGCTCGTGGTGGTGGTTCTGTTGCTGTACCTCGTtccttttcaaaaaataaaaaaacgaataattaattaattaatcggcAATCTTGTTGTTACATATTTCCAACCAACACTTTAAGACATTTTACATTAAAAGTATCATGTAGCATAACTAAATATAACAAGTAGTTATATAGTACCTACAgaattttgaagttttaatAATTGTATGAGTAGTAACACCATTTCTTACACGTATGAGTTAACAGTCAAAAATTATGCAATGTATGTGGGTTAGGTAGCATGACATTctaaaaaaaatgtaaatataaatttacaaatgaaCTACCCAAATCAAGAACACAGTGCACTTACCCTGTATGGATTGTTAAAAGTTTGAGATGCTCTTTCACTGAAGTTAAATTGATTTCTGAGGGATTCTTTTTTAGGTGGAGGAGCTTCTGCAGCTTCTTCTTTTTCACCTTCCTCTCCATCACCGGCTTCTTCCTCACCAGCTTCACTCAGAGCGATTTCGCTAAACGATCAAAACAATCAGtaaatcagaaaaaaataatCTCAGCATAGTCAGTGCTGGGGATGTATAATATAATTTCATGTTCCATACATTAATGATCGGGATCTCAAACGTTACATAAGCTAAATGTAATTTCTTGTATATATATGTAGGACGTAGAAAAGCATATATATGTAAGAAAACTCAAGTACAGTAATTTAAAGATTGAGGTTGACTGAATACATATGGTCAAtcagcaacaaaaaacaaaactaaacatGAACAAGTAAACCTGGTGTtgcaaactttaattttagATTAATTCAGTTGCAAACCTTCTGGCCTCTCCCATGCCAGCTTTTGCTCTTTGTCTTCTGGCCTCATCACTATCTTTGTGTAGCATATTGCCATCGAGAGCAAAGTGAATTGCTATCTGTTCCACATGGGAGGTCTGTTTGTAGCTGCGTTCCTATAAATAGGAGGAGTTTTCAAACTATTTCAAAATCATTTAGAAATTGAGCTTTTACAAATGAAGCAAAAAAATGTATGTTTTAATGGAAATAGATGTAGATTGCAACATGTGTTTATGTACATCACAAGAAAATTTGAACCTTGAAGTTAAATCGAACAATATTCTGAGGTGCATGTGGATTATTTGCAGTTAAAATACGAGTGAATTCTTCTTTCAATTCTGTTTCTGTCAGGTCCAGTTGATCGTCAGGCCTAACCAAAGTTCTGCCGTGAACATAGTCCTCTCCATATTCATCTACTGTCATATCATCTTCTTCCTGATATTATATTTAAAGTATTTTCTCAAAAACTCAACTAGATAAATAATTGTAATTATCATATGCAGGTTAAAATCAACCATAAAAATAATAagatttttaaacatataGACTATACATCATGTtgtatataaaattttaaaatagtatAAAGAAATAGTATAAACAACAAACGGAAGATAAAGGGAAATGATGGTAGGGAAATTAATAAATAGGCAAGgaaattaataacaaaataagcaaaacaTTCATTAAATACAAACTTACTCTTGGCTTTTGTcgaccttttattattttactaGGCTTGGCACCAACCGTAGATCCAGGACcctgaaacaaaacaaaatataaccaaGAGGTagcatttttgtttagttttttctgACGTTAGTGAAGTGGAATTTGAGGAAATCTGGCAAAAAAGTTAAcctacataaaaatatatcgGAAGTAGACTAAATCGTGTTGgcaaaattaatgttttcaaaactgGAAATTTAGTTAAGGAAATTTATCAACCACGCATTACATAGGTATGAAATTTATGTCCACCGCGCAGTATGCAATGAATGCAGTCTAGTCAACCTATCACTATCTTAGTGAAACAAGACAATCTACTAGGTCTACCAGTAGACCTAAGCTTAAGGCTTAACCTTACTGCTCTGATGTTAATACTATCCTAATCTTAGCGTAGGCCTATGTGGAAGACAATGTCAGTACAGTATGTTAGCCGAGCTTAGTACCTGTAGCCTATATACGTACCGTATTTGTTTATAGCTGTTTACTAATAAAGTAAATACCGCTAATTATATGTACCATACCTTAACTGATTTAGGAATTTTCGGTGgcattttgtgttttggttaCCAAGTACGGTGCAAACTCCTACAGTTTTTTAACCGTTTTAACATTTACTCAGCGTTTACTTCAAATGTGTTAACACCACTGGACCATTTGCTGGGATGAATTCTAAACTTTTCAAGCGTTACATTTCTGTAACTATAACAACCGCGTGGTAACCGCATAGTTTGATTTTTACAAAGCAagttaaaatctaataaacaaatCACTGCaagcagaaaaaattaaatgacagcaaacttttgtataattttgttGTCTAAATTTTAGCATATTGCGGTTTTATAGAAGTAATAAGACGTCAAAGTTGTGTAAGATTTCTTTACGTTTAATTAATTTCCTAATTGCGATGCGCGTTTTTCCATGCCTGCGCAGTATTCTTAACGATTTGCGATCGGAACAGATACGCAGTCTTGCATCGCCAAATAAACTACGGTTGGATTTTAGTTAGCATACACAAGCCAGTGTAGAGGGCGGAGGTCAGGTGGAAAACTTTTCCCAGGACTGAGGACCACTAATGAGGactattttttgcaaatcacatttatCTTCACGCTTCGATAAAGAGAGCATGTACAGTAGAAATAATATAAAGGTTAAAAggcattttacaaaaaatacgaatttttatgcttttatagATTTTATATTCCATTTAGATTTTAAATTCCAACAGCGCCAAAGCTAAGCATCTGTTTGTGCCCATGTGGGCACTGGGCAAGATGTGGCCCCTAAaattgtcttgttttttttacatcTAAACTCTCATTCTGCAAGAGGTAGGCTACACATATTTTGATTATAACAACACAAGTTATAAGAAGATTCttctgaaaaaatattgtGAAGCATTTACAGTTTTAACATTTAGTcaaacaagtttaattttcAATGAGCAAACGTTTGgatgtttgaatttttacaCAATTTAAATTACGCTATAGAATAAATGCGTTGTGCATGAACAATATCTGCATAGTTTGTAAATTTAGCAACTGGCTGTTTATGAATCGGTATTTAGGAATTACAAGCATAGCCTACATAATTTTTACAGGGGCCTAAGTTTATCTACTGGCCCGGGGCCATACTGGGCTCTACCCGGCCCTGAGCATAGATTCCTGTTCTGCACTAGTTCAAGATTCTAGCCGCCTGTGAGGCCAGGATCCCACCACTACATTCTGTTAATGCATAAATCGCTCGCGATTGTAGCGGGCTGTGCGATGATTAGTTTTGTCCTGTATGGCTTGCCACGCGCCTTCAAGGAGTCTGATAATTATCGGAGCCATATAGAAGAAACAACGGCAGCTTGTCACGTAGCCTATCACATTATAGGATACTTTACAATtgtaagtaggcctactataaGCTAAATTATACTATCATAGTAGCctgactagactagactaaCCGTCTATAAAGGACCCTCAAagacattgcaaaaaacaaatctattctttgtttaaaaataaagtttgtcacAAACCTAGATCTAAAAAAACTTCTCAGTGTCGGTTATTTACTCCACAAAAATATGCGTAGCTAAAAGGTTTCTATTGATTTAACAGCTCTTTTTGGTTGGGGTGACCGATATTACATTCGTTATATCGTGGTTAATTTGCAGCGATCTCTGGTTGTGAGATATCTGCGTCAATAAACTCCGTTTGACCTGACTTCCATTTCCAAGGCTATGTGTCCTCTGTCAGCAAAACTTGCAGACATACAGTTGGATGAAACCTCAAACTAAAACGTTTACTTGAACTAGTGAAACATAATACATCCTGTGACATTCTGCCAGCACAAGCATTTATATAGCACCCTCAATGATGATTATATGTGAGTAATGTGCCGAGAAGTCCGAAAAGTTACAGGGATAATGCCATGTGGCATGACTGTGTTGCGCTAAACACCACAAAATGATGGCCAAAACAACAGTTTTCGAGCGCAGAATTGAAAGTTTACCAAATGGCTTTCATCGGTTTTCTGAAATGTTGGACGTCTGATCGCATTCAGAGTTCTTACCCTAAATGCAATTCCTTCAGTAAAGGATAATTTGTTTCTCTAATTCtaatagaccctttccgaaTTATTGTGtaggtggcaagattttttcgatcgTCTATAACTCTATATTGTTCATAATGGAAAATGccgacccactttgattcaTTTTTAGATTACAAGCGTTCTGGGCTTTGTAACGTTAATGCTCAGGTAAGtggcatatgaattcctttacgcaataaagaaaacattttgacaatATGTTATTTAATTCTCACTTTACAGcggtttgaatcctacgcactggaattgtttgatATGACGGGTTATTTGCGGACCCAAATTGCGGGTTACCGAATTGTTACATCGGTAATGATTCGTGGATGTGCACTGCGCTACTTGACAGTAACATCCATTAGTGTTACATGCCAGCTTTGCAACTGTCATTTCTTAGTCGAGCGAGATGGATGATGAAGTTAATGCTGTTTCGCGGCTATTTCTCGATACTGACGAATCTCATCTCAAGGCGTGAATAATCGCTGGTTAGTAGTTGTCCAAGGTATGACTTACATACTGTGAGATTAAACACATATTAATTTTCCAGATGTTTTATTAGTTCGACCACCAGAGCTAAAAAGCTCGACATATATGCGTGGTCAGTACGAATTACTACATCcttcattgttgaaaaaagtATGTGTGTCTGATACAAATACCGTcctttaaaaatacaatttgcCCGAGGGTAAATAGTGATGTTAGCAATAACTGTGATAATTACGTCACACACGCAAACGCGCCACAGATGCCAGCATTTTACGTCGCATCCTACGCTGAAATCGAACAAGTCCAGTGCGTAAGATTGAAAGCGCTGTGAATTAAAaactaggcaacatatttttaaaatgtgttCTTTATTGCgcaaaggaattcatatgaaACTCACTTTGAGCGAAATTGTTACAATGTGAGGCCCAAAACgcttgaaattaaaaaaaaatcaaagtgggtcgacaaCTTCGATTGTTAAGtatagaccagtggttctcaaactggggTCCGCAGTGCGGTCGCGGTGGTGGACTTGTCCGATATGACGTCTTGaacgaaatctttacaatccattGGTCAGAATGCTTGTGATTTAagaaagaatcaaagtgggtcgacattttccattgttaagtatgaCTACAGgcgatcgaaaaaatcttccaCCCAGGCAGTAACTCGGAAAGAGTCTATTTGCAACTCTTCGCCCGAAGCTTTGTCTTGTTTGAGCTCTTGAGGAAATCGTTCCGGCACTGGTAGAGATGATATTGCAAAGCACTTATATGGTTCTTCACTGTCTCTAGTTAGTAAATGGTCATATCCTGATCTGTGAGATGACATCAGCGGCAGGAATGTATATTCTTTGTATAAAAATCGATGTTACATCATATTTATGAAGGTGAAATATTAATTGCTGGAAAGCTTGAAATTGGCAAACTGGAAATACCCAACACGAATTTGTGAACATGTTGCATTAAATTTAACAAGAATTTGTCAAAAAGAATTCCACATAATcgcttttttaaaacttgctttaaaaaattctttaattCACGCACGTTGAAGATGTACCAGAAGTAATTGAGtatttcatgtttatttgTTGCCCAAGGCAGTCCCTCCCTGCCCCTGCAACGCCACTGACTCTTGCTATAGTACACCATTGTTATTTTCAGCTCAATTGAGTTTTTCTCTATAAATCACGATAAGCACTGAGTTCTGATAACTAAAAATCATCAATATTTCACTAGATGTTACATTCTTATCataatgtttttatgaaatatataCAAGATGCAACGAATAAAGGTCTTTTCAATTTCTTCTACAGAAATGGGAAAATTGGTAGAAAGACAGATCGCCAAGCACAGTATACACTCTCGAAAAactatttacaaaattttcataaaatacattgcaaaatgttttaaaagcatttaaaacCTCTTTGTTGGTAAAAAGCAGTTCATTACTGTTATATTCATTACTTGGTAAGTTAATTCTCACCATGCAAATAGAAAtagtatttgaaaaataaaacagcacAAAAAATAGCGCTAAAAGTtataaatgcaagaaagcCATTAAAAATAGGATTATTTTTCAcattaaaaaagaacaatGGAAGTATTTTATATGAGAAATCAAAGTAATATATATGTAAAGAATTAAAAAACCGACCTTTTGATGGTTAACAATATattgataaattttataaataatacaCAACAATAATAAGAAGATACGCAACAACACACAAGATATGACatatttttagttaaggtATACAAACACTACACACAATGCATTTTAAGcttacatttacattttacaaagTTCACATTTCACATCAATTTACATTTAACTtcaaatttgcattttaattttacaaatacaCTTTAAGTTCAATTTTGATCCATtgttaacaaattttgtttgaaatcaaaatGATAGTACTGGCCATTCGGTTTTCAGAAGGTTAATAAACAGCCAGCgtcacaaaacatttttcacaaagGGCCAGATAATTATCAGGCGATATGATTATAATCACAAAAGCCGACGATCACATGCCAAATTCCCACTTTGTTCAATAGGCTACGATACAATAAGCTCATTTGTGATTCAGTGAGGCTGGCCggacaaattaattttgtagGCCGCATCTGGCCTGCGAGCCGTAGTATGGTGACCCCTGATAAACAGTATCATTAAGTAAAATGAACCAAAAGATTTATGAGTACTGTTGGGTGACCGACTTGACTTTTCAACAACGTATGACACTTTTCACAAGCCGCTTATTACTTGAATTGGATGCAATATTTCTGAGCAGAGGAGAGCTTCATCATAAATGACTTCTGTGTGAAGATTATAGCAGTTGACTGAAATTTTAGAAGACATAATATTCCAGTATATATGACATATAAGCATTTGAAACTTTCAAATGGATGACAGTTAATATGAAATAGATGGTGGTCGATTATCGTATTTATAAATCATTCACCGAAACCCAATTTTGCGTTTTTTCAATAATCTGTCTTTGGCCACAAACCTATGATGAATATATTCTTATAATTCTATCTATAGGACCTCTGCACAAGGGGCATAATGGATCTCCATTTCTCTGTAATTTGTTAGCACATTTTTCACACAGGCAGCAATGTCGGCAGTCCAGAATCACATGATCAGCTTCACTATCACAGCAAATCACACATTCTTGACTTGTGTATTGAACTTTGGTGTTCCATGGTGAATCATGATAGCCATAAAAATGTTCAGCCCTGCCATAATTTGTAGTAGCGTGGCAGTGTGAAGCCTTCAGCAGTGAATAG
Proteins encoded in this window:
- the LOC143445560 gene encoding dynein intermediate chain 2, ciliary-like, with product MPPKIPKSVKGPGSTVGAKPSKIIKGRQKPREEDDMTVDEYGEDYVHGRTLVRPDDQLDLTETELKEEFTRILTANNPHAPQNIVRFNFKERSYKQTSHVEQIAIHFALDGNMLHKDSDEARRQRAKAGMGEARSEIALSEAGEEEAGDGEEGEKEEAAEAPPPKKESLRNQFNFSERASQTFNNPYRERGTATEPPPRANFSSTANQWEIYDAYYEDLQKQEKAKDKTKQVPAFKKDDDKTKKKLVALETTSDDISRVTKASKIVERMVNQNTFDDIAQDFSYFEDASDEFRDQEGTLLPLWKFSYDKAKRLAVTSLCWNPKHVDLFSTGHGSYDFTKQGRGMLLFYSLKNPSYPEFIYSTDSGVMCIDIHPTYPYLICVGFYDGSVGVFNVKDKRAGPVYKSTAKSGKHTDPVWQVKWQKDDLDNNLNFFSVSSDGRVVSWTLVKDELIYADVISLTVDDVPAEGPDGTQLQLLGCGTSFDFHKKIDYLFLVGTEEGKIHKCSKAYSSQFLDTIDAHHMSVDAVRWNPFHPDIFISCSADWTVKIWDHNYRHQAMFTFDLNSAVGDVAWAPYSSTIFAAVTADGKIHVFDLNINKYEALCEQSVVQKKKTKLTHVEFNPAHMIVVVGDERGYVTSLKLSPNLRKVPKKKKGEESQGIDHEVEIAKLDKILSLVREPDNKDKK